TCTGCCCTAACCCCTTCcgtgaaaatattttaaataaacgtCTTGGAAATGTACAATGTTATTAAAGTATAATAATATCATGGCATCCGTGCATTTCAACACATGCAAAGCAAATCAGAGTATACGACATTAGGAATAAATAATCAAATCTATAGAGAGAGAAGGTTGAACTGCCGAATTTGATTCACTGCTTGCAGCATTACTTGGAGAGTAAATGGTAGTGACAGAATGTTGTAAACAAAATGCATCTGAAATAGattaaataatattcaaaaccaataaaaataataattctaagAAGACCTCATtgagataataaaataaacaattaccAAAGTATGTATTGATATTATGTAATTTACAATAGTCTTGAATTGATTAAACTAAACCTAGTTATTACAAATGGAAGCCCCAACTGGTCACTGGCTGCTCTGCTCAATGTGGGTTGATCCAGGACCATTTAATTGGACTCGTGTGTAGAGGTATAAATACTTAATACTTAAGGCGGAAAAAAACGTGCATATGAGAAGTCGATGAACGCAACACTTTTTTTCTCCGCACTGCTTTCTGGGTGTTGACGTTTTTTTGTAGCCACCCGCTCCTACTTAGAGCTTTTCAAAGAACGACATTTCCCATGGTGCACCAGTTACTACCGAGGAACTACGTGCTTCCCTAACCGACGTCACCCACGACTGataacacactgacacaacttCTGATAATGTTTTGAGTGAGCAACGGACTTGTACcgccacaaacaaagacgtctctgtctctgtctcaaaTGGCCACCATTGTCTTCTGCTCTGTGAACAAAACGGCTCAGAGCACCGTGCGACGATGTTCGATGTCACATTTAAAGAGGCTCGCCAGTTCGGCGGCGTCACACTTGACGTTGTCCCCCAGTAGCAGCAAGCCGCTGACTCTCCTTCCGGGTTCAAGATGGCTTTCCAGGGGCTGCGGCGTGCGGTTCGTGTCCCAGGGGACTGCAGGCAGAGCCGCCGGCGGGCGGACCAGGAAGGGAGCCCTGGCGCTCAGCGGAGCGGCGGCACTCACAGCGGCCGTGGCGGGTTTTCTAGCCAACGCTGACCACTTCCAGCGCGCCGACATGGCCACGAAGGTGCCCCGAGCCGCCGCGGAGAAGGAgcgggagcaggagggggacaTCTCGCAGAGGTGCCGGGGGTTCATGTCTCCTCCGGTGACCGACATCGGTGTGCTGCAGGGGAGGAGCGGGGAGATGCGCACGAGGATGGAGATGCTGATCATGGAGACGCAGGCCGACTTCTGCAACGCCCTGCAGGAGGTGGACGGCGGGACGTTCAAGGTGGACCGGTGGCAGAGAAATGAAGGTGAGGGGAACTCTGAATTAAACTCACAAACCTCACGTCCGTTTCCATTCAACGTgtttcattctgtgtgtgtgtgtgtgcgcgccaggTGGCGGAGGGATCAGCTGTGTGATGCAAGATGGAAAGGTGTTTGAGAAGGCCGGAGTCAACGTGTCCGTGGTGTTTGGAAACCTGACTGAGGAGGCTGCCAGGCagatgaggagcagagggaaaGTCCTCAAAGGGAAAGACGGTACGTGTGCTAAATCTGTGTGCAGGCTTAAAGCGTCATACGGTTCTTGAtaaatccatttaaaaaaaaaaaaaaagaggtgcgGTAACCCACATTCTGAGCGACTAAGTGATAGAAGCAGTTTCCCCTCATGCTCCGTGATCTCTCAGGTAAGCTGCCGTTCTGTGCCATGGGCGTGAGCTCCGTCATCCACCCCAAGAACCCCCACATCCCCACCGTGCACTTCAACTACAGATACTTTGAGATCGAGGAGGAAGATGGTGAGTGTCGGTCCTCGACGTCAGCAGTTGTGATCTTGGTGTCAGTGACACTATTGAGTGCAAGAATGAATGATAAcccttgtttctttctttgtttcgttcttgtgtgtgtgtgtgtggtgtgtgtgtgtgtgtgtgtgtgtattccagGCACCAAGCAGTGGTGGTTTGGTGGCGGCACGGACCTGACTCCGATTTACGTTAGCAAAGAAGACGCCTCTCACTTCCACAACACCCTGAAGGAGGCCTGTGACAAGCACCACCCGCAGTACTACCCCGACTTCAAGAAATGGTGCAGTTTGACTCGAGGCGACTCGCGCTCCTATGAAGTCACTTGCTTGTATTTGTGCGTGAGGATTACAACGGGTGTGTTCGCCCTGTGTGGTGCTGATAAGAGGAAGTCTCTGCAGTTGGAGTAAAACCGTTTGGCCCGTGGATGATCATTTGGGGGATAAGGAAGGGACGGGTGGGGGTTATCTGCTTTGTCTTAATAACGCAATTCTGTCAACTTGATTTAAAGCTAAATATATGACTGAATACAAAGGCATTTTGGGAATTAGACCTATTTGCTTTGTTGCTGTTGGATAAGAGGATTGATACCACTCACATCTGTATTTTAATTAACATAAGGCTGCAAACAGCAGCTGGATATTTTGGGCTGACTTTTAGAGATGCTGGCAGGCTTTTTCTCCTCTTGTGTAACTTGCATACAACTAGGCTAAGCTTTTCTTAGCTTTCTTCTAGCTTAATGGGAAAACAtcccttttgcctttttgaatGATTTATTTGCACAGCTAAGATCTACTGAATATTTTAAAGTCGGGCCCTGGTTTAAAATAAACGGCTGCTGATTTGACATGCTTTGGTCTACATGTTTAGGTGCGACCGATACTTCTACATCCGGCACAGAGGAGAGACTCGGGGCATCGGAGGGATCTTCTTCGATGACCTGGACTCCCCAAGTCAGGAGGAAGCGTTCGACTTCGTCAAGAGCTGTGCGCGCACGGTGGTGCCGTGTTACCTGCCCATCGTGCGCAAACACCTCAATGACTCCTTTACTGACGAGGAGAAGGCCTGGCAGCAGGTACGACGAGGAAGGTGAGGAAGAGACGGGCGAACCGTCATGGGTAATGGACACATTTATGTACGGGGAGAATGCATTTCACACCTCCATTTTAGTCCAGTGAGTCAAGGCCCCTCGCCGTCAGCACATAAGGCATGTAGAAAGACTATATAGTTATCTACTGTAACCGCGAAACGAGTCTCTCGTCTGTCGGAAgcgagggaaccgtcacaaccGGTCTTTACCTTACCCGGGTGACTCCCTTAACTCAAATTAGTaagttagtaagcaaggattgctaattagcactaccCAGTTTTTCGTCGATCTACCGCCACTGCCTCAGTGATTGACTTAATGAGCAGCCCTGCTACAAAGTGTTCCCTCAAGAAGTCTCTGGATTTGCGGGAAATCCTCTGAATATTTACTGTCTtgaagtcctcctccttcttctacGTCACACGTCCTTGTGTCCATACGTCTGCTGTTTCCTTGCGTGAACCACACCACCTTCCTGACTTTGCTGTCTTTTCTCCCCTATTGCGCAACACATGTAATGCCCCCTGGTCCCCAGGTCGGGTTTGCACTGAAAGGCAGTTTATGGCCATTTGGAATCCTTTTTAGGGATATTTCTTCTTCTACATACCTGCATGCCAGATTTGAATAAATTGTAAATTGTTGGTTTTCTTGCATTAAAGTGTGACAGAACTTAACAGCGCTCAcagttctgtgtgtgcgttgttaTCTGAGCTTCTCCCCGCCTTGTGTACATAGCCGGGCTGACTGCTTGTCCTCCAGTGCGCGGTCATTCATGTAAACCGATAACGCCGTCCTGACCGTCAGGGCCCCACAGAGTTCATAAAGCAGCGAACAAATAGTTGCTAAGTTATCATGGAATAATATCTACCCGAGCAAAGAAATGGAGTCGctgcccccctctccctctctctgtgtgtctcaaaGACAACACAAAGCTGGCCGTGGACCAACGGTTCCCCGTGTTTCTGTTGTAGATACGTGGAGTTCAACCTGGTGTATGACAGGGGAGTGAAGTTTGGATTGGCCACGCCAGGCTCCAGAATTGAGAGCATTCTCATGTCCCTCCCCCTCACCGCCAGGTAAGATCACTGGGGTTGAAAGCCCCACCAGCGCTGCCCTGTCATGACGGCAGCAAGCTACCTGTGTTGCCTGGTAACCGACTCCTCCTTCGTCCAAAGGTGGGAGTACATGCACGAGCCCGCCAAAGGCACCCTCGAGGCAGAGATGCTGGAAGTATTACGAAACCCCAAGGAGTGGGTGTGAGCGCGGTGTTCACGGGTTCAAGTGGACAAAAACATCCAGGAAACCGTCTCTGTCCTAAGTGATAATACAGGGAACTTGCTTGATATGTTTTGTTTGAACTCAATGGTACTTTTCTGTTTCCCAGCATCCATGAATACACTGAATCACAAAGGGATAGCGTTACTACCGCTGGCCACAGGCTGTGAGGTCATCCCCCTACCCCCCCCTGATGATGCTTCCTTTCATCCGGTGTTTGTGTCAAACACCAGCTGTAGTTTCTGTTCTATGCCTGTGCTAAATGTGGCTCTCCTTCAGCAGTGAGAGGTAAAGTAGGGGAAACTGAGCTGGTATCAAATGTTAATAAATCTTTCCGTTTCATTGCATGTCTTTAAGGTAATGGgttattttttacaataaaacCTATATTCTAACGGACAATAATGAACTGATCCCTCTTGAGTCTCATTTATATTGAGATTTGTTGTTCCCTTTTGGTTAACTCCACTGGTTTGTTTGACAGTGGAGCATGTTAGAGGGGGGGTTAGAAGTGAGTCACAACCCATGTGACTCATTCCAGAGAAGGAAATGTTTGTAACGGCTTTTCAAATATAAAAGATTGTACCACTTAGTTTAATAAATTAAAGctgtaaataatgaatgaattaaatataGATTATCAATATACTagtattttgaaataaatacttaatatatacatataaatacaaaatTTAATAGGTTagtatgttgaaaataaaagcagTACTTTTTGTGGGAAATTGTCGTACTTGTATGTCCAAACATACcaaaaattattcaaataagtCCTGTTTCTTTCAGTAAAAAATTgacagtatgttttttttataaacaaagTATGTTAAAGAAATGTTAAGCTGTATAATAATGCAAAATGTATAGTAGGTAAAGTATATTAgcaaatagttttattttcatCAATGGAATCACACTCAAAGAATGTCAAAAACAGGCCTTGTAACATGTCAAAGAAATGTCAATGAAGTGTTTTATTCTGATATGTCAAAAATAGTTATCGTACCgtatgtaaaaagaaagaaaaagccgTAGTAAAGTGAGTCATCGTGTTTTAATAATTGAGATGTATTTTTACGGCCTAAACTGTCACCGTGTTGCCCTTCAACGTTAAGCAATGAACAGACAAGTGGAAGAATAAAAACGCACATCACACTCCAATCACAAGACACCGAATGAAATCAAGGTGACGTTTAGCACATTTTATTACAAATGAATTCAACATTCCACACATAAAGGATTTATAACAAGTTATCTTTGCATTTAGTGTTATAtaacatttagttgttttaATAAGGCAttgtaaaaaactaaaaataagtaCATCAGCTGACCTAGCCCTCCCCCCCAACCAGCACAGCGCAGTTCAAAGGTCATAGTGCTGAGGTTCACAGGTCAACTCACAAAGAATAATAATCAGTGCTCCCCGGTGAGCTGACAAAATGTGACACTCATCAGTATCTGAACGTTAGACAGATATTTTTGGTTTTCAGAATGTATGCAGGAGAATTGCATATAGAGCACGagcacttttttccccccgtcgCCATCGTAATGGCGAGTGGGACGCTGAAGACGTCAACCCGGACTGTCCTATTTTTCACCAAACAGCCCATTTTGAGCTGAAACAACAGTGCTTCAATGTAACCACATCCTACTGTATACTAGTCACACCGTTAGCAGTGCTGCATTCCTATCTCCACTTCCACATGTAAGGactatacatatttatatataggtACGTACGACATGCTAAATGTGAACTCTTCCCGTAGTGTTATTAAATACAGAATCTCTCCCCATAgatgcatcccccccccacccccctcagaGCTTGTGGTCATATGGCTCGCTGTCCCACATGCGTGTGCAAGTCACTCCGCAACTTACATGTATATCTAAAGATTTATCAGTGTGCTTTTAGTGAAAGTGGAACAGCAGAAGCCTCTGTCTTCGTTTCCATTGTGGTCACGCTTGCATTGAGGAAAAAGATTTTCACAGTCAAAGCAACCATCCACAGCCCAGAGTAGGAGACGCGCCGACCATCAGCAAACAGTGCAGAGCCAGACGAAGCTACATGCATCACCAAAATATAAGCACACATTTACACTAAGCACACACGTCCTTTCCCCCACCACCACACTTTACTGCTGgtcaaatattaaaaacatccaCAAGAGTATACAGAAGTCGGACCGATGCATTCGTTTGGCAACTTGACAATTTAAACCTGCATTACGTGATATTATTAGTATAAACAATGACTAAAATGACAGATTGTGATGTGGAAAAGTCAATCAACACCCAAAAGT
This Gasterosteus aculeatus chromosome 8, fGasAcu3.hap1.1, whole genome shotgun sequence DNA region includes the following protein-coding sequences:
- the cpox gene encoding oxygen-dependent coproporphyrinogen-III oxidase, mitochondrial yields the protein MATIVFCSVNKTAQSTVRRCSMSHLKRLASSAASHLTLSPSSSKPLTLLPGSRWLSRGCGVRFVSQGTAGRAAGGRTRKGALALSGAAALTAAVAGFLANADHFQRADMATKVPRAAAEKEREQEGDISQRCRGFMSPPVTDIGVLQGRSGEMRTRMEMLIMETQADFCNALQEVDGGTFKVDRWQRNEGGGGISCVMQDGKVFEKAGVNVSVVFGNLTEEAARQMRSRGKVLKGKDGKLPFCAMGVSSVIHPKNPHIPTVHFNYRYFEIEEEDGTKQWWFGGGTDLTPIYVSKEDASHFHNTLKEACDKHHPQYYPDFKKWCDRYFYIRHRGETRGIGGIFFDDLDSPSQEEAFDFVKSCARTVVPCYLPIVRKHLNDSFTDEEKAWQQVRRGRYVEFNLVYDRGVKFGLATPGSRIESILMSLPLTARWEYMHEPAKGTLEAEMLEVLRNPKEWV